In Synechococcus sp. PCC 6312, one genomic interval encodes:
- a CDS encoding aspartate kinase, producing MSLIVQKYGGTSVGSVERIQAVAQRVVQTVKSGNQVVVVVSAMGKTTDGLVKLANELSPNPCRRELDMLLSTGEQVSIALLSIALQALGQDAISLTGAQVGITTETAHTRARILEISTDRLTRHLSEGKVVVVAGFQGISNSADLEVTTLGRGGSDTSAVALAAALEADLCEIYTDVPGILTTDPRLVPDAQLMAEITCDEMLELASLGAKVLHPRAVEIARNYGVQMVVRSSWTDEPGTKVTSPIAPKAPTENLELGKPVDGVRLDLDQAKVALLRVADRPGIAASLFGELAQQNLDVDLIIQSIHEESTNDIAFTVQKACLNPAAAVASAFNPTNPGQSPLQAPEVLVDDAIAKVSIIGAGMIGRPGVAAQMFSTLAQAGINLQMISTSEVNVSCTINQTDAPKAVRLLQDAFDVHTALPEFDPQTTADQPSVRGVALDIKQAQLAVRQVPDLPGMAAQIFQTLADAGVSVDMIIQSQRSRPVNHQMTRDIAFTVAQADADIAYGLLKDHAPAWGCGEIDLILDVAKVSIVGMGMIRRPGIAANMFAALAQAGINIQMIATSEIRVSCVVAETDGVTALQAIHAAFGLGTPAKN from the coding sequence ATGAGTTTAATTGTCCAAAAATACGGCGGTACTTCGGTTGGTTCAGTCGAGCGCATCCAGGCCGTGGCCCAGCGAGTCGTTCAGACGGTCAAATCCGGGAATCAAGTGGTGGTCGTGGTATCGGCGATGGGGAAAACAACGGATGGCCTGGTCAAACTCGCCAACGAACTCAGCCCCAATCCCTGCCGCCGGGAACTGGATATGCTTTTGTCCACGGGGGAACAGGTTTCGATTGCGCTTTTAAGCATTGCCCTGCAAGCCCTCGGACAGGATGCCATTTCCTTAACTGGGGCCCAAGTTGGGATTACCACGGAAACGGCCCATACCCGCGCCCGGATTTTAGAAATTTCCACCGATCGCTTAACCCGGCATTTATCCGAAGGCAAAGTTGTGGTTGTCGCTGGATTTCAAGGGATTAGTAACAGTGCCGATTTAGAAGTGACAACCTTGGGTCGGGGTGGCTCCGATACGTCAGCGGTGGCCTTGGCGGCGGCCTTAGAAGCAGATCTCTGTGAAATTTATACCGATGTGCCGGGCATTTTAACCACTGACCCGCGCCTAGTTCCCGATGCCCAACTGATGGCCGAAATTACCTGTGATGAAATGCTTGAGCTGGCCAGTTTAGGGGCCAAAGTTCTCCATCCCCGAGCGGTGGAAATTGCTCGAAATTACGGGGTGCAGATGGTGGTGCGATCCAGTTGGACGGATGAACCCGGTACGAAAGTCACTTCTCCAATTGCCCCGAAAGCACCCACAGAAAACTTAGAACTGGGTAAGCCGGTGGATGGAGTCCGCCTCGATTTAGACCAGGCCAAGGTGGCGTTATTGCGCGTTGCGGATCGGCCGGGAATTGCCGCGAGTTTGTTTGGGGAATTAGCCCAGCAAAACCTGGATGTGGATTTAATTATTCAGTCCATTCATGAAGAAAGCACCAACGACATTGCCTTTACCGTTCAAAAAGCCTGTCTCAATCCTGCTGCGGCCGTTGCTTCTGCCTTTAACCCGACAAACCCTGGTCAGTCACCGCTCCAGGCCCCAGAAGTGCTTGTGGATGATGCAATTGCCAAAGTCAGCATTATTGGGGCCGGGATGATTGGTCGGCCTGGAGTTGCGGCGCAAATGTTTTCCACTCTCGCCCAGGCCGGGATTAACCTGCAAATGATCTCAACTTCGGAAGTAAATGTCAGTTGTACAATCAACCAGACCGATGCCCCCAAAGCTGTGCGTTTGCTCCAGGATGCTTTTGACGTTCATACTGCCTTACCGGAATTTGACCCCCAAACCACAGCGGATCAGCCCTCGGTGCGCGGTGTAGCTCTGGATATTAAACAAGCCCAATTAGCCGTGCGTCAGGTTCCCGATTTGCCGGGGATGGCGGCCCAAATTTTCCAGACCTTAGCCGATGCCGGGGTGAGTGTAGATATGATCATCCAGTCCCAGCGGTCGCGGCCGGTGAATCATCAAATGACCCGCGATATTGCCTTTACCGTGGCCCAAGCTGATGCCGATATTGCCTATGGTTTGCTCAAAGATCATGCTCCGGCCTGGGGCTGTGGGGAGATTGATCTCATCCTCGATGTGGCGAAGGTCAGTATTGTCGGGATGGGGATGATCCGGCGACCGGGAATTGCCGCCAATATGTTTGCTGCCCTGGCCCAGGCCGGGATTAACATTCAAATGATTGCAACTTCTGAAATTCGGGTTAGCTGTGTGGTTGCTGAAACCGATGGAGTGACTGCCTTACAAGCGATTCATGCGGCCTTTGGTCTGGGAACACCAGCCAAAAATTAA
- the purS gene encoding phosphoribosylformylglycinamidine synthase subunit PurS codes for MPQFQAKVYVTLRPSVLDPAGVAVQAGIHHLGYSGVEQVRIGKFIELSLAATDAAQAQAQLETICDQLLANPVIEVYRFELVELTGKQPLKTA; via the coding sequence ATGCCCCAATTCCAGGCCAAAGTTTATGTCACCTTACGCCCCTCAGTGTTAGACCCGGCCGGTGTAGCCGTGCAAGCGGGAATTCATCACTTGGGTTACAGTGGGGTCGAGCAGGTGCGGATTGGCAAATTTATTGAACTATCGTTGGCGGCAACGGATGCGGCCCAAGCCCAGGCCCAACTGGAAACCATTTGCGATCAACTCTTGGCTAATCCTGTCATTGAAGTCTATCGGTTTGAGTTAGTAGAACTGACTGGGAAACAACCCTTAAAAACTGCCTAG
- a CDS encoding SPFH domain-containing protein has product MGEFFGFLILLVLGGSGVASTVRIVNQSNMALVERLGSYSRRLEPGLNFVLPVLDKVVYQETIREKVLDIPPQQCITRDNVAISVDAVVYWRILDMERAYYKVENLKMAMVNLVLTQIRAEMGKLELDETFTARSQINEMLLQELDVSTDPWGVKVTRVELRDIVPSKAVQESMEMQMTAERRKRAAILTSEGEREAAVNSARGKAEAQVLDAEAQKKSSILAAEADQKVVILKAQAEQQDQILRAQGTAEAMKVVAKALREDPQAREALQFLLARGYLDMGEKIGNSESSKVMFMDPRAIPATLEGVRALLENTPNT; this is encoded by the coding sequence ATGGGTGAGTTCTTTGGGTTTCTGATTCTGCTGGTCTTGGGCGGTTCCGGGGTGGCTAGCACAGTCCGCATTGTAAATCAAAGCAATATGGCCTTGGTCGAGCGGTTAGGCAGCTATAGTCGGCGCTTAGAACCGGGCTTAAATTTCGTCTTACCTGTCTTAGATAAGGTTGTCTATCAAGAAACAATCCGAGAAAAGGTACTCGATATTCCGCCTCAGCAATGTATTACCCGTGACAATGTCGCCATTAGTGTAGATGCCGTTGTCTATTGGCGGATTTTGGATATGGAGCGGGCCTACTACAAGGTGGAAAACCTGAAGATGGCTATGGTGAACTTAGTCTTAACCCAAATTCGCGCTGAGATGGGGAAATTGGAATTAGACGAAACGTTCACGGCTCGCTCGCAAATTAATGAAATGCTTCTGCAAGAACTGGATGTGTCCACAGATCCTTGGGGAGTCAAAGTCACACGGGTGGAATTACGGGATATTGTCCCCTCCAAGGCCGTGCAAGAATCCATGGAAATGCAAATGACCGCCGAACGCCGCAAACGGGCCGCCATCCTCACCTCGGAAGGGGAACGAGAAGCTGCGGTTAACAGTGCGAGGGGGAAAGCGGAAGCCCAAGTGTTAGATGCAGAAGCTCAGAAAAAGTCCTCGATTCTAGCGGCCGAAGCCGATCAAAAGGTGGTGATTCTCAAAGCCCAGGCCGAGCAACAGGATCAAATTCTCCGGGCCCAAGGCACAGCGGAAGCGATGAAAGTGGTCGCCAAAGCCCTGCGAGAAGATCCCCAGGCCCGGGAAGCACTCCAGTTTCTGTTGGCCCGTGGCTACTTAGATATGGGTGAGAAAATTGGCAATAGCGAGAGCAGCAAAGTGATGTTTATGGATCCCCGAGCCATTCCGGCCACATTGGAAGGGGTGCGCGCCTTGTTGGAGAATACCCCGAACACCTAA
- the dprA gene encoding DNA-processing protein DprA — translation MVSDLERGYWLAWARVTGLGPVLLKRIWQRFGSMTQAWAADLQDIAQVDGIGPRVLAQLPTYRQKTNPAQLLAQHQQKNPQFWTLSDPDYPRTLAEIPDPPPILYYSGQAQSAENAGQIPMVAMVGTREPTEYGKRWTRRLAELLGRHGFVVVSGLAEGIDTQAHWGCLEGGGRTIAVLGTGVDMIYPPRNRELFGQIINQGLVISEYPSQTPPDRAHFPRRNRIIAGLCRAILIMEAPRKSGALITADMANEYGRDVYVLPGMLDNDQAIGCLSLLNRGAQVILGEGHLLELLGRTPPLDLPSSQSSQPTNLIPKPRLAPELDQVLDIMLQLNQGEINGIPFDLIVQACDLDSGAVSSALLQLELLGLVNQQPGMRYQCCCTGTTIPS, via the coding sequence ATGGTCAGTGATTTAGAGAGGGGTTATTGGCTGGCCTGGGCGCGGGTGACAGGTTTGGGACCAGTGCTTCTCAAACGGATTTGGCAGCGATTTGGTTCGATGACCCAGGCCTGGGCTGCCGATCTTCAGGACATTGCTCAAGTGGACGGCATTGGCCCGCGAGTCTTAGCACAGTTACCAACCTATCGCCAGAAAACGAATCCAGCCCAACTTCTAGCGCAACATCAGCAGAAAAATCCCCAGTTTTGGACGCTTTCTGATCCAGATTATCCCCGCACCCTGGCTGAAATTCCCGATCCGCCGCCGATTCTTTATTACAGTGGTCAAGCTCAATCGGCTGAAAATGCTGGGCAAATCCCAATGGTGGCGATGGTAGGGACACGGGAACCGACTGAATATGGCAAACGCTGGACAAGACGATTAGCTGAACTTTTGGGGCGACATGGGTTTGTGGTTGTGTCGGGGTTAGCAGAAGGGATTGATACCCAGGCCCATTGGGGGTGTTTAGAGGGGGGTGGTCGAACTATTGCCGTGTTAGGAACAGGAGTTGACATGATCTACCCGCCCCGCAACCGTGAGCTATTCGGACAAATTATTAACCAAGGCCTGGTGATCAGTGAATATCCCAGCCAAACCCCACCGGATCGGGCCCACTTTCCCCGCCGGAATCGGATTATTGCTGGCTTGTGTCGGGCGATTTTAATCATGGAAGCCCCGCGTAAATCTGGAGCCTTAATTACGGCGGACATGGCCAATGAATACGGGCGGGATGTGTATGTCTTACCCGGAATGTTGGACAACGACCAGGCCATCGGTTGCTTAAGTTTGCTCAATCGTGGGGCGCAGGTCATTTTGGGGGAGGGACATTTGCTAGAACTTTTGGGACGGACTCCCCCCCTCGATTTGCCCAGTTCTCAGTCTAGTCAGCCCACCAACCTCATCCCCAAGCCCCGCCTCGCTCCCGAACTTGACCAGGTTTTAGATATTATGCTGCAACTCAACCAAGGCGAAATTAACGGGATTCCCTTTGATTTGATTGTCCAGGCCTGTGACCTTGATTCTGGGGCCGTCTCCAGTGCCTTACTCCAACTCGAACTGCTGGGCCTGGTCAACCAACAACCGGGAATGCGCTATCAATGTTGCTGCACTGGGACGACAATACCATCATGA
- the hypB gene encoding hydrogenase nickel incorporation protein HypB, whose translation MHQTFDAALGVNLLHANQAGADHNREHFDQWGIICCNIMSSPGAGKTSLLEATLQQLSPKLKIAVIEGDMTTELDANRLRHYGVPVIAINTGRACHLDAQMVAGGLHQFSENYYPPDFDLVLVENVGNLVCPAEFEVGEHYKVALLSVTEGEDKPLKYPIMFREADCLLITKTDLAPYVDADFEKIISNVREINPDVAIFTVSAKTGAGLGDWLAWLEQVASQPVLSKS comes from the coding sequence ATGCATCAAACCTTTGACGCGGCTTTAGGCGTGAATCTTCTCCATGCCAACCAGGCCGGGGCAGATCATAATCGTGAGCATTTCGACCAGTGGGGCATCATCTGCTGCAACATCATGAGTAGTCCAGGGGCCGGGAAAACCAGTTTATTAGAAGCCACGCTGCAACAGCTAAGTCCCAAACTTAAGATTGCCGTGATTGAAGGGGATATGACCACAGAGTTAGATGCCAACCGCTTGCGACACTATGGTGTCCCGGTGATTGCGATTAATACGGGCCGTGCTTGTCACTTAGATGCCCAAATGGTGGCCGGTGGCTTACATCAGTTTTCTGAAAATTATTATCCCCCAGACTTTGACTTGGTCTTAGTCGAAAATGTTGGCAATTTGGTTTGTCCGGCGGAGTTTGAAGTCGGTGAGCATTATAAAGTGGCTTTACTGAGCGTCACAGAAGGGGAAGATAAACCGCTCAAATACCCGATCATGTTTCGAGAGGCGGATTGTTTGCTGATTACTAAAACGGATTTGGCTCCCTATGTGGATGCGGACTTTGAAAAAATCATCTCGAATGTTCGCGAAATTAACCCTGATGTGGCGATTTTCACAGTATCTGCCAAGACTGGGGCTGGCCTGGGAGATTGGTTGGCCTGGTTAGAACAAGTTGCCTCTCAACCAGTTTTATCTAAGTCATAA
- a CDS encoding TIGR04283 family arsenosugar biosynthesis glycosyltransferase — MTRVSIVIPTLNEAKTLERTLRHLAILDPTPQDIIIVDGGSQDETLNIAQASDLKNLKLLSSPESGRSIQMNLGAAQAEGEFLCFLHADTLVPDDIMAVITAVLSQPKIAGIGFISLMTGHQSTRWGVSLHNYLKTYYAPLLFRPYLFWWRGLRLLFGDQVICCRRSQFQACGGYDPTLPIMEEADLCLKLTQFGAIKQVNRVVMSSDRRVAAWGAWKATGIYLAIGFLWGLGVSGDNLKKFYEDVR; from the coding sequence ATGACTAGGGTTTCTATTGTTATCCCCACCTTAAACGAGGCCAAAACCCTTGAGCGAACTCTCCGGCATCTTGCTATTCTTGATCCCACCCCCCAGGACATTATTATCGTGGATGGGGGAAGTCAAGATGAAACCCTCAATATTGCCCAGGCCAGCGATCTCAAAAATCTCAAACTCCTCTCTTCACCTGAATCTGGACGATCCATTCAAATGAACTTAGGGGCAGCCCAGGCCGAGGGAGAGTTTTTATGTTTCCTTCATGCCGATACCCTTGTTCCTGATGACATCATGGCCGTAATTACAGCAGTTTTATCTCAGCCCAAGATTGCTGGAATCGGCTTTATTTCCCTCATGACTGGTCACCAGAGCACGCGCTGGGGAGTTTCTCTGCATAATTACCTAAAAACCTACTATGCCCCGTTATTATTTCGTCCTTACCTATTTTGGTGGCGGGGATTACGTTTATTGTTTGGGGATCAAGTCATTTGTTGTCGGCGGTCTCAATTCCAGGCCTGTGGGGGCTATGACCCAACCTTACCGATTATGGAAGAAGCAGATTTATGTTTGAAACTCACCCAATTTGGCGCGATTAAACAGGTCAATCGAGTCGTCATGTCATCAGATCGCCGTGTCGCCGCTTGGGGGGCCTGGAAAGCTACGGGAATTTATCTAGCCATTGGGTTTCTCTGGGGCCTGGGGGTTTCCGGCGATAATTTGAAAAAGTTTTATGAGGATGTTCGCTAG
- the arsS gene encoding arsenosugar biosynthesis radical SAM (seleno)protein ArsS (Some members of this family are selenoproteins.) encodes MSSSRSTIPTPHAQLDLLNRLELSGVCHQGNFQATLAAQDWHPLLRGDLEIFQVNLGKLCNLTCEHCHVDAGPTRTQENMDRAMIDACLRALDLTHATTVDITGGAPEMNPHFRYLVDEAVGRGKKVIDRCNLTVLLLPGMMDLPAWLGVRGVEIVCSLPDFAEIGTDEQRGNGTFKKSITALQALNAAGYGQGDPQRQLILVSNPVTPQLAKFNPCIEKSWRDALESHYGVTFDRLITLNNMPIARYLQQLQSQGELTSYIELLVKSFNPQTVSGLMCRNTLSVAWDGKLYDCDFNQMLDLPITKPNGEPLLIQDFDLTQLQTQPIITNRHCFGCTAGAGSSCGGAIAA; translated from the coding sequence ATGTCGTCCAGCCGCAGCACCATTCCCACCCCCCATGCCCAGCTTGATCTGCTAAACCGTTTGGAGTTAAGCGGCGTTTGTCATCAGGGGAATTTCCAGGCCACCTTAGCAGCCCAGGATTGGCATCCACTATTGCGGGGAGACTTAGAGATTTTCCAAGTAAATTTGGGCAAACTCTGTAACCTAACCTGCGAACACTGCCATGTGGATGCTGGCCCAACCCGCACGCAAGAAAATATGGATCGGGCCATGATAGATGCCTGTTTACGGGCTTTAGATTTGACGCACGCAACAACGGTGGATATTACGGGAGGCGCGCCGGAAATGAATCCCCATTTTCGCTATTTAGTGGATGAAGCTGTGGGGCGGGGTAAAAAAGTCATTGATCGCTGTAATTTAACGGTGTTATTGTTGCCGGGGATGATGGATTTACCGGCCTGGTTGGGGGTACGCGGGGTAGAAATTGTTTGCTCCTTGCCAGATTTTGCCGAAATAGGGACTGATGAACAGCGGGGGAATGGCACGTTTAAAAAATCCATCACGGCCTTACAGGCTTTGAATGCAGCAGGTTATGGCCAAGGAGATCCCCAGCGACAACTCATCTTAGTCTCTAACCCAGTCACGCCCCAACTGGCTAAATTCAATCCCTGTATTGAAAAGTCTTGGCGCGACGCATTGGAAAGTCATTATGGAGTCACCTTTGACCGCCTCATTACCCTCAACAATATGCCCATTGCCCGCTATTTGCAGCAGTTACAAAGTCAAGGAGAATTAACAAGCTATATTGAACTCCTCGTCAAATCCTTCAATCCCCAAACAGTTTCGGGCTTGATGTGTCGGAATACCCTTTCCGTGGCCTGGGATGGCAAGTTGTACGACTGTGACTTTAACCAAATGCTCGACTTACCGATTACCAAACCCAATGGAGAGCCACTCCTGATTCAGGATTTTGACCTCACTCAATTACAAACCCAACCCATTATCACTAATCGGCATTGTTTTGGTTGTACGGCTGGGGCGGGTAGTTCCTGTGGTGGAGCAATTGCCGCTTAG
- the aroA gene encoding 3-phosphoshikimate 1-carboxyvinyltransferase, translating to MTMALTLHPPDTWQIRPGDYTLRGTVMIPGDKSISHRALMLGALAEGETEIRGLLLGDDPRSTAACFQALGANISELSSDVVMVQGAGTLQEATDILDAGNSGTTLRLMLGILASQPGKFYAVTGDSSLRGRPMKRVVQPLQAMGATIWGRSQGKLAPLAIQGQTLKPIHYQSPIASAQVKSCILLAGLHTPGTTTITEPTLSRDHSERMLQAFGANLVVDTELCQVKITGPGQLRGQQVTVPGDISSAAFWLVAAAITPGSELFLPNVGVNPTRTGVLEVLEAMGAKIAIENFRIVTGEPVADLRVCSSSLQATVIEGNILPRLIDEVPILAVAAAFAQGTTVIRDAAELRVKESDRLQAIATQLGRMGVKVTELADGLEITGGSSLQGVEVDSWGDHRMAMSLAIAGLQAQGITTIQRGAAATVSYPNFTESLEAVLQS from the coding sequence ATGACGATGGCCCTCACCCTCCACCCACCGGACACCTGGCAGATCCGGCCTGGAGACTATACCTTACGGGGAACGGTCATGATTCCCGGCGATAAGTCAATTTCCCATCGGGCCTTGATGTTGGGAGCCTTAGCTGAGGGGGAAACAGAAATTCGGGGGTTACTGTTGGGGGATGATCCCCGGAGTACGGCCGCTTGTTTCCAGGCCTTGGGGGCTAACATTTCTGAATTAAGTAGCGATGTTGTGATGGTTCAGGGGGCAGGAACGCTTCAGGAAGCAACGGATATTTTGGACGCGGGTAATTCAGGGACAACCCTACGTTTGATGCTAGGCATATTGGCCAGTCAACCAGGAAAATTTTATGCCGTCACGGGGGATAGTTCTTTGCGGGGCCGGCCGATGAAACGGGTAGTCCAACCGCTCCAGGCCATGGGCGCAACAATTTGGGGCCGGTCACAGGGAAAATTAGCCCCGCTGGCGATCCAGGGACAAACGCTCAAACCAATCCACTATCAATCCCCCATTGCCTCAGCCCAAGTAAAATCCTGTATTCTGCTTGCGGGTCTCCATACCCCAGGGACAACCACGATTACAGAACCCACCCTCTCACGGGATCACAGTGAACGAATGCTCCAGGCCTTTGGGGCTAACTTGGTGGTGGATACAGAGCTATGTCAGGTGAAAATTACGGGGCCTGGCCAATTACGGGGCCAACAGGTAACAGTCCCAGGGGATATTAGTTCAGCAGCTTTTTGGTTGGTGGCGGCGGCCATTACCCCAGGTTCGGAGCTATTTTTGCCCAATGTTGGTGTGAATCCCACCCGCACGGGAGTTTTAGAGGTACTAGAGGCGATGGGGGCCAAAATTGCGATTGAGAATTTCCGCATTGTGACCGGGGAACCTGTGGCGGATTTACGGGTGTGCAGCAGTTCTCTCCAGGCCACGGTGATTGAGGGCAACATTCTCCCCCGCTTGATTGATGAAGTCCCGATTTTGGCGGTGGCGGCGGCCTTTGCCCAAGGAACAACAGTGATTCGGGATGCGGCGGAATTGCGGGTGAAGGAAAGTGATCGACTCCAGGCCATTGCCACCCAGTTAGGTCGGATGGGGGTGAAGGTGACAGAATTAGCCGATGGACTGGAAATTACGGGTGGGTCGTCCCTTCAAGGGGTAGAGGTGGATAGTTGGGGTGATCATCGGATGGCCATGAGTTTGGCAATTGCCGGATTACAAGCTCAGGGGATAACTACCATTCAACGCGGGGCAGCGGCCACAGTCTCCTATCCCAACTTCACGGAAAGCCTAGAGGCGGTGTTGCAATCCTAA
- the wbaP gene encoding undecaprenyl-phosphate galactose phosphotransferase WbaP, producing MSHSQKQPLAWPTLRRGYAWMMSLVFLGGDVLSLGLAVTFSVWGRWIFDGQYHPSLYLSWLPLLVFFPLSYAIVGLYPGVGMSPVDELRWLSLMTTLVYTVLGSVIFLVREGETYSRLVFLIAWVLSLLMMPMGRGMLRHFFSGQAWWGQPVIILGAGKTGELVLRTLLHNPGLGLKPVILLDDDPAKQGEVIDGVSVLGGVALAPELARYCRISYAIVAMPGVDPRRLVKILENYGHCFEHLLVIPDLFGLASLWVESKDLAGLLSLEVRQQLLLPVPRFTKACIDFCLSVVIGLACLPLLIIIGCLIYLDCPGPIFYTQARLGRNGKTFYAVKFRSMLPNADQILTNYLARFPEYRQEWEEDHKLKQDPRLTRVGWWLRRTSLDELPQLWNVLRGEMSLVGPRPIVTDEVPKYEEKYALYTRVKPGITGLWQVSGRNNISYEERVNLDAYYVRNWSVWLDFYILLRTVWVVLMADGAY from the coding sequence ATGTCACACAGCCAAAAACAACCCTTGGCTTGGCCAACGTTGCGGCGGGGCTATGCGTGGATGATGTCCCTCGTTTTCTTGGGCGGGGATGTGTTGAGCCTTGGGCTAGCCGTCACCTTCAGTGTTTGGGGACGCTGGATTTTTGATGGGCAGTATCACCCCTCCCTGTACCTCTCTTGGTTGCCCCTCCTAGTTTTTTTCCCGCTTTCCTATGCCATTGTTGGCCTGTATCCAGGGGTCGGGATGAGTCCGGTGGATGAGTTACGCTGGCTCAGTTTAATGACCACGCTGGTTTATACCGTTCTGGGATCCGTAATCTTTCTAGTTCGAGAGGGCGAAACCTATTCCCGCTTGGTTTTTCTGATTGCCTGGGTCTTGTCGTTGTTAATGATGCCGATGGGGCGGGGGATGCTGCGGCATTTTTTCAGTGGCCAGGCCTGGTGGGGGCAACCCGTTATTATTTTAGGCGCAGGTAAAACTGGGGAATTAGTCCTGAGAACGTTGCTCCATAACCCCGGCCTGGGTCTGAAACCCGTTATCCTCCTTGATGATGATCCGGCTAAACAGGGGGAGGTGATTGATGGGGTTTCCGTTTTGGGAGGTGTCGCCCTGGCCCCAGAGTTAGCTCGTTACTGTAGGATTTCCTATGCCATTGTGGCCATGCCGGGGGTCGATCCGCGGCGATTAGTCAAAATCCTCGAAAACTATGGCCATTGTTTTGAGCATTTGTTAGTAATTCCGGATCTCTTTGGCCTGGCCAGTTTATGGGTGGAATCTAAGGATTTAGCTGGGCTTTTGTCCTTAGAAGTGAGGCAACAGCTTTTACTGCCCGTGCCTCGTTTTACCAAAGCCTGCATTGATTTTTGCCTATCTGTGGTCATTGGCCTGGCCTGCTTACCCTTGTTGATTATCATCGGCTGCCTGATTTACCTGGACTGCCCCGGCCCCATTTTCTATACCCAGGCCCGTTTGGGACGGAATGGCAAAACCTTTTACGCGGTCAAATTTCGCTCTATGCTCCCCAACGCCGATCAAATTTTGACAAACTATCTGGCACGGTTCCCAGAATATCGCCAAGAGTGGGAGGAAGATCACAAGCTCAAACAAGATCCCCGCTTAACGAGAGTCGGTTGGTGGTTACGGCGGACAAGCCTAGATGAGCTACCCCAACTCTGGAATGTTTTGCGGGGGGAAATGAGTTTGGTTGGCCCGCGGCCGATTGTCACGGATGAAGTTCCCAAATATGAGGAAAAATATGCCCTCTATACCCGCGTTAAACCAGGGATTACAGGCCTGTGGCAAGTGTCTGGACGCAATAATATCTCCTATGAAGAGCGAGTCAACTTAGATGCCTACTATGTCCGTAACTGGTCGGTATGGCTAGATTTTTATATTCTTCTGCGGACAGTTTGGGTTGTTTTGATGGCTGACGGGGCCTACTAA
- the ribD gene encoding bifunctional diaminohydroxyphosphoribosylaminopyrimidine deaminase/5-amino-6-(5-phosphoribosylamino)uracil reductase RibD, which produces MTLHEFYMARCLALAAQAKGRTSPNPLVGCVIVQAGEIVGEGFHPQAGQPHAEVFALRAAGELAQGATLYVNLEPCNHYGRTPPCTEAVIQAGIKTVVVGLIDPDPRVSGRGVERLRQAGLEVITGVLESACRDLNEAFIHRVLHHRPFGILKYAMTLDGKMASRSGHSQWITSAAARIFVHQLRAESDAVIVGGNTVRQDNPSLTSHQVSDHNPLRVVMSRQLNLPHPAHLWQTEMAPTLVLTEAALDHPLAQILQAQGVELQTLPSLTPTSALTALGERGINTVLWESGGILSTQALREGMIQKIWAFIAPKIIGGEGNMTPFGDLGLETMAEAIALERVQWQPIDTEMLLQAYVPPRQYVQGPIPAPNL; this is translated from the coding sequence ATCACCCTCCACGAATTCTACATGGCCCGATGTTTAGCACTGGCAGCCCAGGCCAAGGGTCGGACATCGCCTAATCCGCTGGTCGGTTGTGTCATTGTCCAGGCCGGTGAAATTGTGGGCGAAGGGTTTCATCCCCAAGCCGGCCAACCCCATGCAGAAGTTTTTGCGCTACGGGCTGCTGGAGAACTGGCTCAAGGGGCAACACTCTATGTCAACCTAGAACCTTGCAATCACTATGGCCGGACTCCCCCCTGCACGGAAGCAGTCATTCAGGCCGGGATTAAAACCGTTGTCGTGGGCCTGATCGATCCGGATCCACGAGTATCAGGTCGGGGGGTTGAGCGTTTACGTCAGGCGGGCCTGGAGGTCATTACGGGGGTTTTAGAGTCGGCCTGTCGAGACTTAAATGAGGCCTTTATCCATCGGGTTTTACACCATCGTCCCTTTGGAATTCTCAAATATGCCATGACCTTAGACGGTAAGATGGCCAGTCGCAGCGGCCACAGTCAATGGATTACCTCGGCAGCGGCCCGCATCTTTGTCCATCAGCTCCGAGCCGAGTCTGATGCCGTGATTGTTGGCGGTAACACAGTCAGACAAGATAACCCCTCCCTGACTAGCCACCAAGTCAGTGACCACAATCCCCTCCGAGTGGTCATGAGCCGCCAGTTAAACCTGCCCCATCCAGCCCACCTCTGGCAGACGGAAATGGCTCCGACCCTCGTTTTAACTGAAGCCGCCCTTGATCACCCCCTGGCCCAAATTCTCCAGGCCCAAGGGGTCGAACTGCAAACTCTGCCCAGCTTAACGCCAACATCTGCCTTAACTGCATTGGGGGAGCGCGGAATCAATACCGTTCTCTGGGAATCTGGTGGCATCCTCAGCACCCAGGCCCTACGGGAAGGGATGATTCAAAAAATCTGGGCATTTATTGCGCCAAAAATTATTGGTGGGGAGGGGAATATGACTCCCTTTGGGGATCTGGGCCTGGAAACAATGGCAGAGGCGATTGCCCTAGAGAGAGTCCAGTGGCAGCCGATTGATACCGAAATGTTACTCCAAGCCTATGTCCCCCCTCGCCAATATGTCCAAGGGCCAATTCCTGCCCCTAACTTGTAA